From Cellulomonas fimi ATCC 484, a single genomic window includes:
- a CDS encoding DUF3145 domain-containing protein, with amino-acid sequence MAGAITRGVLFVHSAPRALCPHIEWAAGNVLSARVTFDWTPQPAGPGFYRAEHSWQGPQGTGARLASALRGWAHLRYEITEEASHGADGSRWSHTPELGIFHAATDVHGNVVVPEDRIRAALEHAADPARLRAELDLALGQAWDDELEPFRYAGAGAPVRWLHRVG; translated from the coding sequence ATGGCAGGTGCCATCACCCGCGGTGTACTTTTCGTGCACTCAGCACCGCGCGCGCTGTGCCCCCACATCGAGTGGGCCGCGGGGAACGTCCTGAGTGCCCGGGTCACCTTCGACTGGACCCCGCAGCCCGCCGGGCCCGGGTTCTACCGTGCCGAGCACTCCTGGCAGGGTCCGCAGGGCACCGGCGCGCGCCTCGCCTCGGCGCTGCGCGGCTGGGCGCACCTGCGGTACGAGATCACCGAGGAGGCCAGCCACGGCGCCGACGGCTCCCGCTGGAGCCACACGCCCGAGCTGGGCATCTTCCACGCCGCGACGGACGTGCACGGCAACGTCGTCGTCCCCGAGGACCGGATCCGCGCGGCGCTCGAGCACGCGGCCGACCCGGCGCGGCTGCGGGCCGAGCTCGACCTCGCGCTCGGGCAGGCGTGGGACGACGAGCTCGAGCCGTTCCGCTACGCGGGCGCCGGTGCGCCCGTGCGCTGGCTGCACCGCGTCGGCTGA
- the def gene encoding peptide deformylase, with the protein MAMREIRTVGDPVLRTPCDPITTIDDRVRSLVDDLLETVDHEGRAGLAANQIGVGLRAFSWNIDDEIGYVLNPVIVELSEDEYQDGDEGCLSVPGLWYPTRRAWYARVAGTDLDGKEVVVEGTELMARCLQHEVDHLDGMLYLDRLERSVRKKAMRAIREQL; encoded by the coding sequence ATGGCCATGCGAGAGATCCGCACCGTCGGAGACCCCGTCCTGCGTACCCCGTGCGACCCCATCACCACGATCGACGACCGCGTGCGCTCGCTCGTCGACGACCTGCTGGAGACCGTCGACCACGAAGGGCGCGCCGGCCTCGCGGCCAACCAGATCGGCGTCGGTCTGCGCGCGTTCTCCTGGAACATCGACGACGAGATCGGCTACGTGCTCAACCCCGTCATCGTCGAGCTGTCCGAGGACGAGTACCAGGACGGCGACGAGGGCTGCCTGTCGGTGCCCGGCCTGTGGTACCCGACGCGTCGTGCCTGGTACGCCCGCGTCGCCGGCACCGACCTCGACGGCAAGGAGGTCGTCGTCGAGGGCACCGAGCTCATGGCCCGCTGCCTGCAGCACGAGGTCGACCACCTCGACGGGATGCTCTACCTTGACCGGCTCGAGCGCTCGGTCCGCAAGAAGGCGATGCGGGCGATCCGCGAGCAGCTCTGA
- a CDS encoding ATP-binding cassette domain-containing protein produces the protein MATTTAAPPEASSGSSSEEVAARDPALCARGLALHGPRGRVYGPVDLDLAPGTLTVLQGAQGSGRTSLLLTLAGRMTPDRTAELRVLGEPLPRRRRAVQRAAAVSGFRGIDDLDASVTVAATVRERLAWLGPWYRYTPRPGDATLDALLAPAFRERPVPPGRTVAWDLDELDAMLLRLGLALLQRPALLVVDDVDQVLDDARRQVVWTHLEELAADGTTVIASCASADEVARTRWTTPPTVVALPS, from the coding sequence GTGGCCACCACGACCGCAGCCCCGCCCGAGGCGTCGTCCGGGTCGTCGTCCGAGGAGGTCGCGGCCCGCGATCCCGCGCTCTGCGCCCGAGGGCTCGCGCTGCACGGTCCCCGCGGCCGCGTCTACGGCCCGGTCGACCTCGACCTGGCGCCCGGGACGCTCACCGTCCTGCAGGGTGCGCAGGGGTCGGGACGCACGAGCCTCCTGCTCACGCTCGCCGGCCGCATGACGCCCGACCGCACCGCCGAGCTGCGCGTCCTGGGCGAGCCGCTGCCGCGCCGGCGTCGTGCGGTGCAGCGCGCCGCCGCCGTCTCCGGGTTCCGCGGCATCGACGACCTCGACGCGTCCGTCACCGTCGCGGCGACCGTCCGCGAGCGGCTCGCCTGGCTGGGCCCCTGGTACCGGTACACGCCGCGGCCGGGTGATGCGACGCTCGACGCGCTGCTCGCGCCCGCGTTCCGCGAGCGCCCCGTCCCGCCGGGTCGCACGGTCGCGTGGGACCTCGACGAGCTCGACGCGATGCTCCTGCGCCTCGGCCTCGCGCTCCTGCAGCGCCCCGCGCTGCTCGTCGTCGACGACGTCGACCAGGTGCTCGACGACGCCCGCCGCCAGGTCGTCTGGACGCACCTCGAGGAGCTCGCGGCCGACGGCACGACCGTCATCGCCTCCTGCGCGAGCGCCGACGAGGTCGCCCGCACGCGCTGGACCACGCCGCCGACCGTCGTCGCCCTGCCGTCCTGA
- a CDS encoding YhgE/Pip domain-containing protein, giving the protein MLSLTAGTELRRFRRGTLPRLAVVAMIVVPLLYGVLYLWAFWNPTGHLDRIPVALVDADAGAVRDGTPVDAGGDLVERLVDEKRLDWVVTDAADAAAGVDEGRYYFAVTIPADFSADLVSAGGDAPRSARIDVTYDDANSFLVTSLGRTAMERIRAAVSATAGEQAVDAVLVGLTQAHDGLAQASDGAVQLRGATHELATGATTLADGAHALRDGAGRAADGAADLEDGTAQVRDGAATTADAAGRLADGSAQVADGVHAAVAQVDALAASAEQVPAQLGSLTAYLTARAQGGDAQAAQILSGLAATASSLPDAATLDAATQSLHELDAGARGVADGSAALRDGAAQLAAGAADVRDGAAALADGTADVAAGATDLSDGADRLTDGTGGIEEGASTLADALTQGTAAVPSDPDGTREARAAAIAEPVALEATDRAAAEGFGEGIAPFFLPLALFLGGVVTWMLLRPVPPRALATPARGARAALAGFAPAFVMGVAQVVALLTVLRVGLGLTPSHPLGALAFTVLVVAAFLALQQMLLALLGTAAGRVATLALLVLQLASAGGTYPVETSPAFFRALHPLLPMSYGVDGLRALLTGNPDGRLWTAVAYLVTLLVGSLAVTSWRAGRMRTWTLSRLHPALTL; this is encoded by the coding sequence ATGCTCTCGCTCACCGCCGGGACCGAGCTGCGCCGCTTCCGCCGCGGCACGCTCCCCCGGCTCGCCGTCGTCGCGATGATCGTCGTCCCGCTGCTCTACGGCGTGCTGTACCTCTGGGCGTTCTGGAACCCGACGGGCCACCTCGACCGGATCCCCGTCGCCCTCGTCGACGCCGACGCGGGCGCGGTGCGCGACGGCACCCCGGTGGACGCCGGAGGTGACCTCGTCGAGCGGCTGGTCGACGAGAAGCGCCTCGACTGGGTCGTCACGGACGCGGCCGACGCCGCCGCGGGTGTCGACGAGGGCCGGTACTACTTCGCCGTCACGATCCCTGCCGACTTCTCCGCGGACCTCGTCTCGGCCGGCGGCGACGCGCCGCGGTCCGCGCGCATCGACGTCACCTACGACGACGCGAACTCGTTCCTCGTGACCTCGCTGGGCCGCACCGCGATGGAGCGCATCCGCGCGGCCGTCTCCGCGACCGCGGGAGAGCAGGCGGTCGACGCCGTGCTCGTCGGCCTCACGCAGGCCCACGACGGCCTGGCGCAGGCCTCCGACGGTGCGGTGCAGCTCCGGGGCGCCACGCACGAGCTCGCGACGGGCGCGACGACTCTCGCCGACGGGGCCCACGCGCTGCGCGACGGCGCCGGACGGGCCGCCGACGGCGCCGCCGACCTCGAGGACGGCACGGCACAGGTGCGGGACGGTGCCGCGACGACCGCGGACGCCGCCGGCAGGCTCGCCGACGGCAGCGCGCAGGTCGCCGACGGCGTGCACGCGGCCGTCGCCCAGGTCGACGCGCTCGCGGCGAGCGCCGAGCAGGTCCCCGCGCAGCTCGGGTCGCTCACCGCCTACCTCACGGCCCGGGCCCAGGGCGGCGACGCGCAGGCCGCCCAGATCCTGTCCGGCCTCGCGGCGACGGCGTCGTCGCTGCCCGACGCGGCGACGCTCGACGCGGCGACGCAGAGCCTGCACGAGCTCGACGCCGGGGCCCGCGGGGTCGCGGACGGCTCCGCGGCGCTGCGGGACGGGGCCGCGCAGCTCGCCGCGGGCGCGGCGGACGTGCGGGACGGCGCCGCGGCGCTCGCCGACGGCACCGCGGACGTGGCGGCCGGGGCGACCGACCTCTCCGACGGCGCCGACCGGCTGACGGACGGCACGGGCGGGATCGAGGAGGGCGCGAGCACGCTCGCCGACGCGCTCACGCAGGGCACCGCCGCGGTCCCCTCCGACCCGGACGGCACGCGCGAGGCCCGGGCGGCCGCGATCGCCGAGCCCGTCGCGCTCGAGGCCACCGACCGCGCCGCCGCCGAGGGGTTCGGCGAGGGGATCGCGCCGTTCTTCCTGCCGCTCGCGCTGTTCCTCGGGGGCGTCGTCACGTGGATGCTGCTGCGCCCCGTCCCGCCGCGCGCGCTGGCCACTCCGGCGCGAGGCGCTCGCGCGGCGCTCGCCGGGTTCGCTCCCGCGTTCGTCATGGGTGTCGCGCAGGTCGTCGCCCTGCTCACCGTGCTGCGCGTCGGGCTCGGCCTCACGCCCAGCCACCCGCTCGGGGCGCTCGCGTTCACCGTGCTCGTCGTCGCCGCGTTCCTCGCGCTGCAGCAGATGCTCCTCGCACTGCTCGGCACGGCTGCCGGTCGTGTCGCGACGCTCGCGCTCCTCGTGCTCCAGCTCGCGTCGGCGGGCGGGACCTACCCCGTCGAGACGTCGCCCGCGTTCTTCCGGGCCCTGCACCCGCTGCTGCCCATGAGCTACGGAGTCGACGGGCTGCGCGCACTGCTCACGGGCAACCCCGACGGCCGGCTGTGGACGGCGGTGGCGTACCTCGTCACGCTGCTCGTGGGCTCGCTCGCGGTGACGTCGTGGCGCGCCGGGCGCATGCGCACGTGGACGCTGTCGCGCCTGCACCCCGCGCTGACCCTCTGA
- a CDS encoding TetR/AcrR family transcriptional regulator, which translates to MRSTETRQRIVDASLALVADRGYSATSVDEIAAAAGVAKGSVFYNFGSKAELFEAILGEGVQHLTATLQGAAAGAHGREAVEALVTELLTQVRDHPDFAKVMVATGRRWQDSIRSLRDDAMGVFAAAVRDAWPERDPSLTAAALFGATVVAGLEWLVFQPGRSLDEVREAVLSTVR; encoded by the coding sequence ATGCGGAGCACCGAGACCCGGCAGCGCATCGTCGACGCCTCCCTCGCCCTCGTCGCCGACCGCGGGTACTCCGCGACGTCCGTCGACGAGATCGCCGCCGCGGCGGGCGTCGCGAAGGGGTCGGTCTTCTACAACTTCGGCTCGAAGGCGGAGCTGTTCGAGGCGATCCTCGGCGAGGGCGTGCAGCACCTCACCGCGACCCTGCAGGGAGCGGCCGCGGGGGCGCACGGGCGGGAGGCCGTCGAGGCCCTGGTCACCGAGCTGCTCACGCAGGTGCGCGACCACCCGGACTTCGCGAAGGTCATGGTCGCCACGGGCCGGCGCTGGCAGGACTCGATCCGCTCGCTGCGGGACGACGCGATGGGCGTGTTCGCGGCGGCGGTGCGGGACGCGTGGCCCGAGCGCGACCCGTCGCTGACCGCGGCGGCGCTGTTCGGGGCGACGGTCGTGGCCGGGCTGGAGTGGCTCGTGTTCCAGCCGGGTCGCTCGCTCGACGAGGTGCGCGAGGCGGTGCTCAGCACCGTCCGCTGA
- a CDS encoding BldC family transcriptional regulator — MAVTTPATDAPLSQGALLTPGEVAVLFRVDPKTVTRWAQAGKLSAVRTLGGHRRFHESEVRQLLQGVPSQRAGE; from the coding sequence ATGGCCGTGACCACCCCCGCCACCGACGCCCCGCTCTCGCAGGGCGCCCTTCTGACGCCGGGTGAGGTCGCCGTCCTGTTCCGCGTGGACCCGAAGACGGTCACGCGCTGGGCCCAGGCAGGCAAGCTCTCGGCGGTCCGCACGCTCGGCGGGCACCGCCGGTTCCACGAGTCCGAGGTGCGTCAGCTCCTCCAGGGCGTCCCCTCGCAGCGCGCGGGCGAGTGA
- a CDS encoding DUF1206 domain-containing protein: MTTTTNAGQGWELAARTGYAVSGVLHVLIGVLALQVAFGSSSQQADQSGAFATVASTPFGSALLWLFVLGLAALGLWEVVKAVRGVPPTMRGDLPGGAGGAWRAKAAGRAVVYLALAAAALGFARGGGSSSEQQAADLTARLMSATGGRLLVGLAGVAVVGVGAYHVVKGARKKFLSDLHRLPSGTAGRVVERLGVWGYVLKGIALGIVGVLFVVAAVKADPAAAGGLDQALHTLRSQPGGPVLLGLVALGLVAYGGYAFARARFGRL; this comes from the coding sequence ATGACCACGACGACGAACGCCGGGCAGGGCTGGGAGCTCGCGGCGCGCACGGGGTACGCGGTGAGCGGGGTGCTGCACGTCCTCATCGGCGTGCTGGCGCTCCAGGTGGCGTTCGGCAGCAGCTCGCAGCAGGCCGACCAGTCGGGGGCGTTCGCGACGGTGGCGTCGACGCCGTTCGGCAGCGCGCTGCTGTGGCTGTTCGTCCTGGGGCTCGCCGCCCTCGGCCTGTGGGAGGTCGTCAAGGCCGTCCGCGGCGTGCCGCCGACGATGCGGGGCGACCTGCCGGGCGGCGCGGGCGGCGCGTGGCGTGCGAAGGCCGCCGGGCGGGCCGTGGTGTACCTCGCGCTGGCGGCGGCGGCGTTGGGGTTCGCGCGCGGCGGCGGCTCGTCGAGCGAGCAGCAGGCCGCGGACCTGACGGCGCGCCTCATGTCCGCGACGGGCGGACGGCTGCTCGTGGGCCTCGCCGGGGTGGCCGTCGTCGGGGTCGGGGCTTACCACGTGGTAAAGGGTGCGAGGAAGAAATTCCTGTCTGACCTGCACCGACTTCCTTCGGGCACCGCCGGGCGCGTCGTCGAGCGGCTGGGGGTCTGGGGCTACGTCCTCAAGGGCATCGCCCTCGGGATCGTCGGCGTCCTGTTCGTCGTCGCGGCCGTCAAGGCGGACCCCGCAGCCGCCGGTGGCCTTGACCAGGCGTTGCACACGCTCCGAAGCCAGCCTGGCGGTCCCGTGCTGCTCGGGCTCGTCGCTCTGGGACTTGTGGCCTACGGGGGGTATGCGTTTGCCCGGGCCCGCTTCGGCAGGCTCTGA
- a CDS encoding PQQ-dependent sugar dehydrogenase encodes MNRWRSLASVVTGALVATGLAVAGTPPATAAVPAGFSESLVASVPNPSAIAFTADGRMLVTQQSGRLRVRTAAGTLLATPALDLASRLCTNSERGLLGVATDPDPATRAIYLFYTARTGTSCPTSQGGTPAGAPVNRVSRFVLGDDNLVDPASETVLLDGIASPAGNHNAGDLHVGKDGYLYVTTGDGGCDYRGDSGCGGDNDASRDRNVLLGKVLRVDRTTGAPAPGNPFLGTGTASCRLAPAAPGTVCRETFAWGLRNPFRFAFDPDASGTVFHVNDVGQNVWEEIDLGTPGADYGWPVREGHCAQTGSATDCGGALPAGMTNPIHDYGRSTGCGSITGGAFVPDGVWPAAYEGGYLFSDYNCGRLMMLRGGTRTDVATGLGAAVHLEFGPWSGTQALYYTTYANGGEIRRLAYTGTANRTPTAALTASPTSGAAPLTTTLDGRGSSDPDGGTLTYLWQFGDGTPDATTTTPTVQHTYAAGTWTATLRVRDPQGATSAAVTARITSGNTAPTAQITSPAAGATFVVGQTYTLSGSATDAQDGTLPGSRLSWTVVRVHDQHTHPFLGPVTGSAVSFQAPGPEDLAAAANSHLRVTLTATDAQGATTTVTRDFLPRRVAATLATSPAGRTLTVNGQTVTGPTTVTSWAGFDLRLTVPSQRDAQGRTYELDGWSDGSTAATRTWTTPASSTTLTATLGLRGLRAVYHDNADLTGATVTRIDPAVAFDWGLAAPVSGIGADTFSVRWSGSVVPRYSQTYTFATTSDDGVRLWVDGTLVIDQWTNHSRRVDTGTVALTAGQAVPIVLEYFDGVRNAVAELRWSSTSQASEIVPTTRLRP; translated from the coding sequence ATGAACCGCTGGCGCTCGCTCGCATCCGTCGTGACCGGGGCGCTGGTCGCCACCGGCCTGGCCGTGGCAGGGACTCCACCCGCGACGGCCGCGGTCCCGGCCGGGTTCTCCGAGTCGCTCGTCGCGAGCGTGCCGAACCCGTCCGCGATCGCGTTCACCGCCGACGGGCGCATGCTCGTCACGCAGCAGTCGGGCCGCCTGCGCGTCCGAACGGCCGCCGGGACGCTGCTCGCGACGCCCGCGCTCGACCTCGCGAGCCGCCTGTGCACGAACTCGGAGCGCGGCCTGCTCGGCGTCGCGACGGACCCCGACCCCGCGACGCGCGCGATCTACCTGTTCTACACGGCGCGCACCGGCACCTCGTGCCCGACGAGCCAGGGCGGGACCCCGGCCGGCGCGCCGGTCAACCGGGTCTCGCGCTTCGTCCTCGGCGACGACAACCTCGTCGACCCGGCGAGCGAGACGGTCCTGCTGGACGGCATCGCGTCGCCGGCGGGAAACCACAACGCGGGCGACCTGCACGTCGGCAAGGACGGCTACCTCTACGTCACCACCGGCGACGGCGGCTGCGACTACCGGGGGGACAGCGGCTGCGGAGGCGACAACGACGCGTCCCGCGACCGCAACGTGCTCCTCGGCAAGGTCCTGCGCGTCGACCGGACCACCGGGGCGCCCGCACCGGGCAACCCGTTCCTCGGCACCGGGACCGCGAGCTGCCGGCTCGCGCCGGCCGCGCCCGGGACCGTCTGCCGCGAGACGTTCGCGTGGGGGCTGCGCAACCCGTTCCGGTTCGCCTTCGACCCGGACGCGAGCGGGACGGTGTTCCACGTCAACGACGTGGGGCAGAACGTGTGGGAGGAGATCGACCTCGGCACGCCCGGTGCGGACTACGGCTGGCCGGTGCGTGAGGGGCACTGCGCGCAGACCGGCTCCGCGACGGACTGCGGTGGCGCGCTCCCGGCCGGGATGACGAACCCGATCCACGACTACGGCCGGAGCACGGGCTGCGGCTCCATCACGGGCGGCGCGTTCGTCCCGGACGGTGTCTGGCCCGCGGCGTACGAGGGCGGGTACCTGTTCTCCGACTACAACTGCGGCCGGCTCATGATGCTCCGGGGCGGGACGCGCACCGACGTCGCGACCGGCCTCGGCGCCGCGGTCCACCTCGAGTTCGGGCCGTGGTCGGGCACCCAGGCGCTCTACTACACGACGTACGCGAACGGCGGCGAGATCCGCCGGCTCGCGTACACGGGCACCGCCAACCGCACGCCGACGGCGGCGCTGACCGCGTCCCCGACGAGCGGCGCCGCACCGCTGACGACCACCCTCGACGGCCGCGGCAGCAGCGACCCCGACGGCGGCACGCTCACGTACCTGTGGCAGTTCGGCGACGGCACGCCCGACGCCACCACGACGACGCCCACGGTGCAGCACACGTACGCGGCGGGCACGTGGACGGCGACGCTGCGCGTGCGCGACCCGCAGGGCGCGACGTCGGCGGCGGTGACGGCGCGGATCACCTCGGGCAACACCGCGCCCACCGCGCAGATCACGTCCCCGGCGGCCGGCGCGACGTTCGTCGTCGGGCAGACGTACACGCTGTCCGGGTCGGCGACGGACGCGCAGGACGGCACGCTGCCGGGGTCGCGCCTGTCCTGGACGGTCGTGCGCGTCCACGACCAGCACACGCACCCGTTCCTCGGCCCGGTGACCGGCAGCGCGGTGTCGTTCCAGGCCCCCGGGCCCGAGGACCTCGCCGCCGCCGCGAACAGCCACCTGCGGGTCACCCTGACCGCCACGGACGCGCAGGGCGCGACGACCACGGTCACGCGCGACTTCCTGCCACGCCGGGTCGCGGCGACGCTCGCGACGTCGCCTGCCGGACGCACGCTCACGGTCAACGGCCAGACGGTCACGGGCCCGACGACCGTGACGTCGTGGGCGGGGTTCGACCTGCGGCTCACGGTGCCGTCGCAGCGCGACGCGCAGGGCCGCACGTACGAGCTCGACGGGTGGTCCGACGGGTCCACGGCGGCGACGCGGACGTGGACCACGCCCGCGTCGTCGACCACGCTCACGGCGACCCTCGGGCTGCGCGGCCTGCGGGCCGTCTACCACGACAACGCCGACCTCACGGGCGCGACGGTCACGCGCATCGACCCGGCCGTCGCGTTCGACTGGGGGCTCGCCGCGCCCGTGAGCGGGATCGGGGCGGACACCTTCTCGGTCCGCTGGAGCGGGTCGGTCGTGCCCCGGTACTCGCAGACCTACACGTTCGCGACGACGTCGGACGACGGCGTGCGGCTGTGGGTCGACGGGACGCTCGTGATCGACCAATGGACGAACCACTCACGCCGCGTCGACACGGGGACGGTCGCGCTCACCGCGGGGCAGGCGGTGCCGATCGTCCTGGAGTACTTCGACGGCGTCCGGAACGCGGTCGCGGAGCTGCGCTGGTCGAGCACGTCCCAGGCCTCGGAGATCGTCCCGACGACCCGCCTGCGGCCATAG
- a CDS encoding carbohydrate ABC transporter permease, whose product MTAQTLVTTTPGQVPVRRRRRFLGRGGEDRPSWGATTALLVCTLAVLAPLYATVTMAFKTTAQSVDGGQVFALPSPVSTEGFVEAWRLTNFPRGFAISVFVTAVTVVGTVLLAAFAAYAIARNWDRPFFRWSFFYLLAAMFLPFPVLALSQVKLTGMVGLANPVGVALLHVMFQLSFSVLLFTAFIRGLPEELEESARLDGASTWTVFRHIVFPMMAPMSATVAIFAFLASWNDFMMPSLITADSTLQTLPVLQSVFQTQFSSNYNVAFASYLMAMAPAIVVYLFTQRWVMAGVTQGAIK is encoded by the coding sequence ATGACTGCCCAGACGCTGGTCACCACGACCCCCGGTCAGGTCCCGGTCCGCCGGCGCCGCCGGTTCCTCGGCCGCGGCGGGGAGGACCGCCCGAGCTGGGGCGCCACCACGGCGCTGCTCGTCTGCACGCTCGCCGTCCTGGCGCCGCTGTACGCGACCGTCACGATGGCGTTCAAGACGACCGCGCAGTCGGTCGACGGCGGCCAGGTGTTCGCGCTGCCGTCGCCCGTGAGCACCGAGGGCTTCGTCGAGGCGTGGCGGCTCACCAACTTCCCGCGCGGCTTCGCGATCTCGGTGTTCGTCACCGCCGTCACCGTCGTCGGCACGGTCCTGCTCGCCGCGTTCGCCGCCTACGCGATCGCCCGGAACTGGGACCGGCCCTTCTTCCGCTGGTCGTTCTTCTACCTGCTCGCCGCGATGTTCCTGCCGTTCCCGGTGCTCGCGCTCTCGCAGGTCAAGCTCACCGGCATGGTCGGGCTCGCCAACCCCGTCGGCGTCGCGCTGCTGCACGTGATGTTCCAGCTGTCGTTCAGCGTGCTGCTGTTCACCGCGTTCATCCGCGGCCTGCCCGAGGAGCTCGAGGAGAGTGCGCGGCTCGACGGCGCGTCCACCTGGACCGTCTTCCGGCACATCGTCTTCCCGATGATGGCGCCCATGAGCGCCACGGTCGCGATCTTCGCGTTCCTCGCCTCGTGGAACGACTTCATGATGCCGTCGCTCATCACCGCCGACTCGACCCTGCAGACGCTGCCCGTGCTGCAGAGCGTGTTCCAGACCCAGTTCAGCAGCAACTACAACGTGGCGTTCGCGTCCTACCTCATGGCCATGGCACCGGCGATCGTCGTCTACCTGTTCACCCAGCGCTGGGTCATGGCGGGCGTCACGCAGGGAGCCATCAAGTAG
- a CDS encoding carbohydrate ABC transporter permease has translation MVTAAAARPRSRTAAAVPVKAVRPRVGATFYLFLVPALVLFTLCITLPAVMGITLSFTNSVGFGEFEFTGLTNYVALFSDPAIRSSYLFTVGFALVTVVLVNVVAFLLAVGLTAKIRAKIALRAVFVLPMVISGIVIAYVFNFLFSNSVPQLGQAVGITALEQSLLADPDLAWVTIVIVTAWQAIPSALLIYIAGILSIPGEVYEAAAMDGASPARRLVAITLPLVAGYVVINMVIGFKNFLNAYDIIVGLTNGGPGTATRSVAMTIFSGFTGGDYAYQMANATIFFLIAVALAVVQLRLTRGRNAF, from the coding sequence ATGGTCACAGCAGCTGCCGCCCGACCGAGGAGCCGCACCGCCGCGGCCGTCCCGGTCAAGGCGGTCCGCCCGCGGGTCGGGGCGACGTTCTACCTGTTCCTCGTGCCCGCGCTCGTCCTGTTCACGCTCTGCATCACCCTGCCGGCGGTCATGGGCATCACGCTGAGCTTCACCAACTCCGTCGGCTTCGGCGAGTTCGAGTTCACCGGCCTCACCAACTACGTCGCGCTGTTCTCCGACCCGGCGATCCGCAGCTCGTACCTGTTCACGGTCGGCTTCGCGCTCGTCACGGTCGTGCTCGTCAACGTCGTCGCGTTCCTCCTCGCCGTCGGCCTGACCGCGAAGATCCGGGCCAAGATCGCGCTGCGCGCCGTGTTCGTGCTGCCCATGGTGATCTCCGGCATCGTCATCGCCTACGTCTTCAACTTCCTGTTCTCCAACTCGGTGCCGCAGCTGGGGCAGGCCGTCGGCATCACGGCGCTCGAGCAGAGCCTGCTCGCGGACCCGGACCTCGCGTGGGTCACGATCGTCATCGTCACCGCGTGGCAGGCCATCCCGAGCGCGCTGCTCATCTACATCGCGGGCATCCTGTCGATCCCCGGTGAGGTGTACGAGGCCGCCGCCATGGACGGCGCGAGCCCCGCCCGACGGCTCGTCGCGATCACGCTGCCGCTCGTCGCCGGGTACGTCGTGATCAACATGGTCATCGGCTTCAAGAACTTCCTCAACGCCTACGACATCATCGTCGGCCTCACCAACGGTGGCCCCGGCACGGCCACCCGCAGCGTCGCCATGACGATCTTCTCCGGCTTCACCGGCGGCGACTACGCCTACCAGATGGCCAACGCCACGATCTTCTTCCTCATCGCCGTGGCCCTCGCCGTCGTGCAGCTGCGCCTCACCCGCGGAAGGAACGCGTTCTGA